Proteins from one Megalops cyprinoides isolate fMegCyp1 chromosome 11, fMegCyp1.pri, whole genome shotgun sequence genomic window:
- the LOC118785524 gene encoding gap junction alpha-8 protein-like has protein sequence MGDWSFLGNILEEVNEHSTVIGRVWLTVLFIFRILILGTAAEFVWGDEQSDYVCNTQQPGCENVCYDEAFPISHIRLWVLQIIFVSTPSLVYVGHAVHHVHMEEKRKEREEAEMTRQQEMNEERLPLAPDQGSVRTTKETSTKGSKKFRLEGTLLRTYICHIIFKTLFEVGFVVGQYFLYGFRILPLYKCSRWPCPNTVDCFVSRPTEKTVFIIFMLAVACVSLFLNFVEISHLGLKKIHFVFRKPPQQQGEGPAPEKGLPSMAISSIQKAKGYKLLEEDKPVSHFFPLTEVGMEAGRLSTPFETFEEKAGEAGPLEDISKVYDETLPSYVQTTEPERVQQEEEEEEEDEEDEPPAETEATETIEDTRPLSSLSKASSRARSDDLTV, from the coding sequence ATGGGTGACTGGAGCTTCTTGGGAAACATTTTAGAAGAAGTAAATGAACACTCGACGGTTATAGGAAGGGTGTGGCTGACAGTGCTCTTCATCTTTAGGATTTTAATCTTGGGCACGGCCGCCGAGTTCGTCTGGGGAGACGAGCAGTCGGATTATGTTTGCAACACCCAGCAGCCGGGTTGCGAGAACGTCTGCTACGACGAGGCTTTCCCCATCTCCCACATCAGACTCTGGGTGCTCCAGATCATCTTCGTCTCCACTCCCTCGCTGGTGTACGTGGGCCACGCTGTGCACCACGTTCACATGGAGGAGAAGCgcaaggagagggaggaggccgAGATGACCCGGCAGCAGGAGATGAACGAGGAGAGGCTGCCGCTGGCACCCGACCAGGGCAGCGTCAGGACCACCAAGGAGACCAGCACCAAGGGCAGCAAGAAGTTCCGGCTGGAGGGCACCCTGCTGAGGACCTACATCTGCCACATCATCTTCAAGACCCTCTTCGAGGTGGGCTTCGTGGTGGGCCAGTACTTCCTCTACGGCTTCCGCATTCTGCCCCTGTACAAGTGCAGCCGCTGGCCCTGCCCCAACACCGTCGACTGCTTCGTCTCACGCCCCACCGAGAAGACcgtcttcatcatcttcatgCTGGCCGTGGCCTGCGTCTCCCTCTTCCTCAACTTCGTGGAGATCAGCCACTTGGGCCTGAAGAAGATCCACTTTGTCTTCCGGAAGCCTCCCCAGCAGCAAGGGGAAGGGCCAGCCCCGGAGAAGGGCCTGCCCTCCATGGCCATCTCCTCCATCCAGAAAGCCAAGGGCTACAAACTGCTGGAGGAGGACAAGCCCGTGTCCCACTTCTTCCCCCTAACAGAGGTGGGCATGGAGGCTGGCAGGCTCTCCACACCCTTCGAGACATTTGAGGAGAAGGCAGGTGAGGCGGGACCCCTCGAAGACATCTCCAAGGTGTACGATGAGACTCTGCCCTCCTACGTTCAGACCACTGAGCCAGAGAGGGttcagcaggaggaggaagaggaggaggaggatgaggaagatgaaCCTCCAGCCGAGACGGAGGCCACGGAGACGATAGAAGACACCAGACCGCTCAGCAGTTTGAGCAAagccagcagcagggccaggtCAGATGATTTGACAGTATGA